The following proteins are encoded in a genomic region of Populus nigra chromosome 16, ddPopNigr1.1, whole genome shotgun sequence:
- the LOC133676258 gene encoding NAC domain-containing protein 83-like produces the protein MEKLNLVRDGMIRLPPGFRFQPTDEELVFQYLKRKILSWPLPASVIHEVNVCKYDPWELPGDMEQERYFFSNKETKYPNGNRVNRSSASGYWKATGLDKQIISSSWKNNHVVGMKKTLVFYRGKATHGSRTDWVMHEYRLVNAGEETTDCNFPQTQNSAQNSSYQLDKWVVCRVFLKNKGGTRNEIIETCTNNNARRTQPRFFDSMARDEVVFYSVSSSSSSSSNSSSITDISSNEEDDEQNSSHNFF, from the exons ATGGAAAAGCTCAACCTTGTTAGAGATGGAATGATCAGATTGCCTCCTGGTTTTCGTTTCCAACCAACTGATGAAGAGCTTGTCTTTCAGTACCTTAAACGCAAAATCCTTTCATGGCCATTGCCTGCTTCAGTCATTCACGAGGTCAATGTCTGCAAGTATGATCCCTGGGAGTTGCCAG GTGATATGGAGCAAGAAAGATACTTCTTCAGCAACAAGGAGACCAAGTATCCAAATGGAAATAGAGTCAATAGGAGTAGTGCTTCAGGTTATTGGAAAGCAACTGGCTTAGACAAACAAATTATTTCTTCGAGCTGGAAGAATAACCATGTTGTGGGGATGAAGAAGACTCTTGTTTTTTATAGAGGGAAGGCGACACATGGGTCTAGAACTGATTGGGTCATGCATGAATATCGCCTTGTTAATGCAGGAGAAGAAACTACAGATTGCAATTTTCCACAGACACAGAATTCAGCCCAG AATTCTTCTTATCAACTGGATAAATGGGTCGTATGCCGAGTATTCCTGAAAAACAAAGGCGGAACAAGAAATGAGATAATTGAAACTTGTACAAATAACAATGCTAGGCGAACTCAGCCAAGATTTTTTGATTCTATGGCGAGAGATGaggttgttttttattcagtttcatcttcttcatcgtcATCTTCGAACTCTAGCAGTATAACTGATATCTCTtcaaatgaagaagatgatgagcaAAACAGTAGCCACAATTTCTTTTGA